In the genome of Variibacter gotjawalensis, one region contains:
- a CDS encoding ABC transporter ATP-binding protein codes for MTRQRITFENVSVGFDTARGRLNVIDDVSFDIRDREFVSIIGPSGCGKTTLMNVVAGFVQPSSGKVLLDGKPIPGPGPDRGVIFQEYGVFPWLSVKDNIAFGLKLAANRKNAKERDEICQRYMQLMGLSDFADAWPHTISGGMRQRLALARAYAVSPEFLLMDEPFGALDAQTRSAMQDLLLKVLQTEGKTVMLITHSVEEALYLSSRIVIMTARPTRIREIVTVPFAYPREESLHESKEFGELRSHIRECVMQEYAAQAQQRAAFAE; via the coding sequence ATGACGCGCCAGCGCATCACGTTCGAGAATGTCTCGGTTGGTTTTGACACCGCGCGCGGTCGCCTCAACGTCATCGACGATGTGAGCTTCGATATCCGCGATCGCGAATTTGTTTCGATCATCGGGCCGTCGGGCTGCGGCAAGACCACGCTGATGAATGTCGTCGCGGGTTTCGTGCAGCCGTCATCCGGCAAGGTCCTGCTCGACGGAAAACCGATCCCCGGCCCCGGCCCGGATCGCGGCGTGATCTTCCAGGAATACGGCGTGTTCCCGTGGCTCTCCGTGAAAGACAACATCGCGTTCGGTTTGAAACTCGCGGCAAACCGCAAGAACGCCAAAGAGCGCGACGAGATTTGCCAACGTTACATGCAGCTGATGGGCTTGTCGGATTTCGCCGACGCTTGGCCGCATACGATCTCGGGCGGCATGCGACAACGCCTTGCGCTCGCGCGAGCCTACGCGGTGAGCCCGGAGTTTCTGCTGATGGACGAGCCGTTCGGCGCGCTCGATGCGCAGACGCGGAGCGCGATGCAGGATTTGCTGCTGAAAGTACTGCAGACCGAAGGCAAGACCGTGATGCTGATCACGCATTCGGTCGAGGAGGCGCTCTACCTCTCGTCGCGCATCGTCATCATGACGGCACGGCCGACGCGCATCCGCGAGATCGTAACGGTGCCGTTCGCGTATCCGAGAGAAGAATCGCTGCACGAGTCGAAGGAATTTGGTGAATTGCGTTCGCACATTCGCGAATGCGTCATGCAAGAATATGCCGCGCAGGCACAACAACGCGCGGCTTTCGCAGAATAA
- a CDS encoding ABC transporter permease, with the protein MRRGVLIAAPWLLIIAAWYAVHYSGLINAALVPAPHAVAQRFAELATGRLPYDILMSTQRVLIGVVLGTALAVPVGFLLGWYSDIRAFVDPVINFFRALPPIALIPLVIVYFGVEETAKIVILFYASFFAGVIVMYEGIAQISPIYVRVARTLGATDFEIFRKVILPLTVPHILTALRVALGVAWATLVASELIAAQRGLGALIQDAANFFALDTIYVGIICIGLIALTMDFALRRLSRRLVAWQERIA; encoded by the coding sequence ATGCGTCGTGGCGTGCTGATCGCCGCTCCCTGGCTATTGATCATCGCGGCTTGGTACGCGGTGCACTACAGCGGTCTGATCAACGCCGCGCTGGTGCCGGCGCCGCATGCGGTCGCGCAGCGGTTCGCCGAACTCGCGACCGGCCGCCTTCCCTACGATATTCTAATGTCGACGCAGCGCGTGCTGATCGGCGTCGTGCTCGGGACCGCACTCGCGGTGCCGGTCGGTTTTCTGCTCGGCTGGTACAGCGACATCCGCGCTTTCGTCGATCCGGTGATCAACTTCTTCCGCGCGCTGCCGCCGATCGCGCTGATCCCGCTCGTGATCGTTTACTTCGGCGTCGAGGAGACAGCAAAGATCGTCATCCTGTTCTACGCGTCGTTCTTCGCCGGCGTGATCGTGATGTACGAAGGCATCGCGCAGATCTCGCCGATCTATGTGCGCGTCGCGCGTACGCTCGGCGCGACCGATTTCGAGATCTTCCGCAAAGTCATTCTGCCGCTGACGGTGCCGCATATTCTGACCGCGCTGCGCGTCGCGCTCGGCGTCGCGTGGGCGACGCTCGTCGCGTCGGAACTCATCGCGGCGCAACGCGGGCTCGGTGCGCTCATCCAAGACGCGGCGAATTTCTTCGCGCTCGATACGATCTATGTCGGCATCATCTGCATCGGCCTTATCGCGCTGACGATGGACTTCGCGCTGCGCCGCCTCTCGCGCCGGCTCGTCGCGTGGCAGGAGCGCATCGCATGA
- a CDS encoding DUF1304 domain-containing protein — MTMVGNALVALVALLHFYFLVLEMFLWTKPAGLAAFNNTLEKAQDMAVLAANQGLYNGFLGAGLIFGLLYPAAGPALHIKTFFLVCVFVAGAYGAYSTGAMKILAIQALPAFIALLVLWMARPQTA, encoded by the coding sequence ATGACAATGGTTGGGAATGCGCTAGTAGCGCTGGTCGCGCTGCTGCACTTCTATTTTCTCGTCCTCGAAATGTTTCTCTGGACCAAGCCGGCGGGCCTCGCCGCCTTCAACAACACGCTCGAGAAAGCGCAGGACATGGCCGTGCTGGCCGCCAACCAGGGGCTTTATAACGGCTTCCTCGGCGCCGGCCTGATCTTCGGCCTGCTTTATCCGGCGGCTGGCCCGGCGCTGCACATCAAGACGTTCTTCCTCGTCTGCGTCTTCGTCGCCGGTGCTTACGGCGCCTACTCGACCGGCGCGATGAAGATCCTCGCGATTCAGGCGCTGCCGGCTTTCATCGCACTGCTGGTGTTGTGGATGGCGCGTCCACAGACGGCGTGA
- a CDS encoding LysR family transcriptional regulator, which translates to MDWDKLKVFHAAAEAGSFTHAGEQLGLSQSAVSRQVSALEHELAVPLFHRHARGLILTEQGDLLFRTAHEVLMKLEAARSQLTDSREKPNGELRVNTTTGLGVNWLTPRLGEFLDLYPDIRVTLMTTEEELDLAMREADVAIRLRQPTQPDLIQRKLFQVHFHAYASPDYLKRFGTPRTPEELDQHRLLVLGGAIPSYLQHSRWILSAGRNGRDARVPWLVVNNILGILRACQRGIGIAMLPDYIVEENGGVVQLFGDGDGFAYDAFLVYPEEMKNVARIKAFRDFLVNKAQRWHF; encoded by the coding sequence ATGGACTGGGATAAACTCAAGGTTTTTCACGCCGCCGCAGAGGCCGGCAGTTTCACGCATGCGGGCGAACAGCTCGGGCTTTCGCAATCCGCCGTATCGCGGCAGGTGAGCGCGCTCGAGCATGAGCTCGCGGTGCCGCTGTTTCACCGTCACGCGCGCGGGCTGATCCTGACCGAGCAAGGCGACCTGCTCTTCCGCACCGCGCATGAAGTGCTGATGAAGCTCGAAGCCGCGCGCTCGCAACTGACCGACAGCCGCGAGAAGCCGAACGGCGAACTCCGCGTCAATACGACGACGGGTCTCGGCGTCAATTGGCTGACCCCGCGTCTTGGCGAATTCCTCGATCTCTATCCGGACATCCGCGTGACGCTGATGACGACGGAAGAAGAGCTCGACCTTGCGATGCGCGAAGCGGACGTCGCCATTCGTCTCCGCCAGCCGACGCAGCCGGATCTCATTCAGCGCAAGCTGTTCCAGGTTCACTTCCACGCTTATGCGTCGCCGGATTATCTCAAGCGCTTCGGCACGCCGCGCACGCCGGAAGAACTCGACCAGCATCGCTTGCTCGTGCTCGGCGGCGCGATCCCGAGTTATCTGCAACATTCGCGCTGGATCTTGTCGGCAGGCCGCAACGGGCGCGACGCGCGCGTGCCGTGGTTGGTTGTCAACAACATCCTCGGGATCCTGCGCGCATGTCAGCGCGGCATCGGCATCGCTATGCTGCCGGATTACATCGTCGAGGAAAACGGCGGCGTCGTTCAGCTGTTCGGCGACGGCGACGGCTTCGCTTACGACGCGTTCTTGGTTTATCCGGAAGAGATGAAGAACGTCGCGCGTATCAAAGCTTTCCGCGACTTCCTGGTGAACAAGGCGCAGCGCTGGCATTTTTGA
- the trxB gene encoding thioredoxin-disulfide reductase, with protein sequence MATHHAKLVIIGSGPAGYTAAIYAARAMLAPVLIQGIQPGGQLTITTDVENYPGFADVIQGPWLMEQMQKQAEHVGTKMVFDHVNAVDISQRPFRLTTDGGDTYLAETLVVATGAQARWLGIPTEETFKGYGVSACATCDGFFYRGKEVFVVGGGNTAVEEALFLTNFASKVTLVHRRDSLRAERILQDRLFKHPKIEVIWDHALEEITGAKDPAKVTGVKLKNVKTGAISERATDGVFIAIGHSPAAELFKTQLKLKPSGYIETAPDSTATSVPGVFAAGDVTDDIYRQAVTAAGMGCMAALEAEKFLAGHAEVRAAAE encoded by the coding sequence ATGGCCACGCATCACGCTAAACTCGTCATTATCGGCTCCGGACCGGCCGGCTACACCGCCGCGATCTATGCAGCGCGCGCGATGCTCGCGCCGGTTCTTATTCAGGGCATCCAGCCGGGCGGCCAGCTCACGATCACGACCGACGTCGAGAACTATCCGGGCTTTGCCGACGTCATCCAGGGTCCGTGGCTGATGGAGCAGATGCAGAAGCAGGCCGAGCATGTCGGCACCAAGATGGTGTTCGATCATGTCAATGCCGTTGACATCTCGCAGCGCCCGTTCCGCCTGACCACTGACGGCGGCGACACGTATCTGGCCGAGACGCTGGTCGTCGCGACCGGCGCGCAGGCACGCTGGCTCGGCATCCCGACCGAAGAGACCTTCAAGGGCTACGGCGTTTCGGCCTGCGCGACCTGTGACGGCTTCTTCTATCGTGGCAAAGAGGTTTTCGTCGTCGGCGGCGGCAACACGGCTGTCGAAGAAGCGCTTTTCCTCACCAATTTCGCCAGCAAAGTAACGCTCGTGCATCGCCGCGACTCGCTACGCGCCGAGCGCATCCTGCAGGACCGCCTGTTCAAGCATCCGAAGATCGAAGTGATCTGGGATCACGCGCTGGAAGAGATCACCGGCGCGAAGGATCCCGCGAAGGTCACGGGCGTGAAGCTCAAGAACGTCAAGACGGGCGCGATCAGCGAACGCGCGACCGACGGCGTTTTCATCGCGATCGGCCATTCGCCGGCCGCCGAACTCTTCAAGACACAGCTCAAGCTTAAGCCCTCCGGCTATATCGAAACCGCACCCGACTCGACGGCGACGTCGGTGCCGGGCGTGTTCGCGGCCGGTGACGTCACCGACGATATCTATCGTCAGGCTGTGACGGCGGCCGGCATGGGCTGCATGGCGGCTCTCGAAGCCGAGAAATTTCTTGCCGGCCACGCGGAGGTTCGCGCGGCCGCAGAATAA
- a CDS encoding GNAT family N-acetyltransferase: MSSCRRCRRTTTARFSRPNCARWTREKHATNYREALLGYAMLVPAHRAQLGQRVMDLPTSFVVLSARGQGVGRSLVAAARAKAERLGRLALAVGTHPDNTAQHFYKGQGFAAVVRNTVRLQTNCQLGKDSCNHRVQSSLECAFRLKAAVCAGRLRPHCISCIATGLPYIVSILGHYKILSEYRHGHASR, from the coding sequence ATGTCTTCGTGCCGGCGCTGCCGAAGAACAACTACGGCAAGATTCTCAAGACCGAACTGCGCGAGATGGACGAGAGAAAAGCACGCGACTAACTATCGCGAAGCACTTCTCGGCTACGCGATGCTCGTCCCGGCTCATCGGGCCCAGCTGGGGCAGCGTGTCATGGACCTCCCAACATCTTTCGTAGTGCTGAGCGCTCGGGGTCAGGGCGTTGGCCGATCACTCGTCGCGGCGGCGCGCGCGAAAGCCGAGCGACTTGGACGTTTGGCGCTAGCAGTGGGCACACACCCAGATAATACCGCGCAACACTTCTATAAAGGTCAGGGATTTGCCGCGGTCGTCCGGAACACCGTTCGCCTTCAGACGAATTGCCAACTAGGGAAAGATAGCTGCAATCATCGCGTCCAATCGTCGCTAGAATGCGCTTTCCGGTTGAAAGCTGCGGTTTGCGCTGGTCGTCTCCGGCCGCATTGCATATCTTGCATAGCTACCGGGCTGCCCTACATTGTGAGCATCCTGGGCCACTACAAGATCCTATCGGAATACCGTCATGGCCACGCATCACGCTAA
- a CDS encoding AMP-binding protein produces MNIAHWLARAALSHGSMPATAIGSHIAHDYASLGLRAARLAATLRAQCEPGDRVAIFAKNSPAYAEAIYGIWHAGLAAVPINAKLHGREAAYILEHSEAKFCFVSKDLEAEIAPHVPASLRELIRIASPAHEKLFIADAMPVADRGGDDLAWLFYTSGTTGRPKGAMLTHRNLNWASHAYLSEVNPIPPGAPVLHAAPMSHGSGLYMMPHVARLGINAVPESGGFEPEEIFAMFRALPGTSMFAAPTMVKRLVESPADCDPSLIRTIAYGGAPMYVEDALAALDRFGSRFAQIYGQGESPMTITTLTKEDIADRDHPRWMERLGSVGRPYACLEAKVGSADAPCLAPGEIGEILARGDVVMGGYWKNHDATAATLNDGWLHTGDVGAFDADGYLTLKDRSKDMVISGGSNIYPREIEEVLLQHPAVREVSVIGRPHPEWGEIVVAYVVGETSATELDTLCLDHIARFKRPKDYVFVPALPKNNYGKILKTELREMDERKARD; encoded by the coding sequence ATGAACATCGCACACTGGCTCGCTCGCGCTGCGCTCAGCCACGGTTCGATGCCGGCAACTGCCATCGGCAGTCACATCGCACACGACTACGCTTCGCTCGGTTTACGCGCGGCGCGTCTTGCCGCCACACTGCGGGCGCAATGCGAGCCCGGCGATCGCGTCGCGATCTTCGCGAAAAATTCGCCCGCATATGCGGAGGCGATCTACGGGATTTGGCATGCGGGTCTTGCCGCGGTGCCGATCAACGCGAAGCTGCATGGACGCGAGGCGGCCTACATCCTCGAACATTCCGAGGCGAAGTTTTGCTTTGTCTCGAAAGATCTCGAAGCCGAGATCGCGCCGCATGTTCCGGCATCGCTCCGCGAATTGATCCGCATCGCCTCGCCCGCCCACGAAAAGCTGTTCATCGCCGACGCGATGCCCGTGGCTGACCGCGGCGGCGACGATCTTGCCTGGCTCTTCTATACGTCGGGAACGACAGGACGTCCGAAAGGCGCGATGCTCACACATCGCAATCTCAACTGGGCGAGCCACGCTTACTTGAGCGAGGTCAATCCGATTCCGCCGGGCGCGCCGGTGCTTCACGCAGCGCCGATGAGCCACGGCTCCGGGCTTTACATGATGCCGCATGTCGCGCGGCTCGGTATCAACGCGGTGCCGGAGTCGGGCGGCTTCGAGCCGGAAGAAATCTTCGCGATGTTCCGCGCTCTCCCGGGCACGTCCATGTTTGCCGCGCCGACGATGGTGAAGCGTCTCGTCGAGTCGCCCGCCGACTGCGATCCATCGCTGATCCGCACGATCGCCTACGGCGGTGCGCCGATGTATGTCGAGGACGCACTCGCGGCGCTCGATCGTTTCGGTTCGCGCTTCGCACAGATCTACGGGCAAGGCGAAAGCCCGATGACGATCACGACGCTGACCAAGGAAGACATTGCGGATCGCGACCATCCGCGCTGGATGGAGCGGCTCGGTTCGGTCGGCCGTCCGTATGCGTGTCTCGAAGCGAAAGTCGGCAGCGCCGATGCGCCGTGTCTGGCGCCCGGCGAGATCGGTGAAATTCTTGCGCGCGGCGATGTCGTCATGGGCGGCTACTGGAAAAATCACGACGCCACCGCCGCGACACTCAATGACGGCTGGCTGCATACCGGCGACGTCGGCGCCTTCGATGCCGACGGCTACCTAACGTTGAAGGATCGCTCGAAAGACATGGTGATCTCGGGCGGTTCGAACATCTATCCGCGCGAGATCGAGGAAGTGCTGCTGCAGCATCCGGCCGTGCGTGAAGTGTCCGTCATCGGCCGTCCGCATCCGGAATGGGGCGAGATCGTCGTTGCTTATGTGGTCGGCGAGACGAGCGCGACCGAACTCGACACGCTGTGCCTTGATCACATCGCGCGCTTCAAGCGGCCGAAAGACTATGTCTTCGTGCCGGCGCTGCCGAAGAACAACTACGGCAAGATTCTCAAGACCGAACTGCGCGAGATGGACGAGAGAAAAGCACGCGACTAA
- a CDS encoding Maf-like protein, with the protein MTDRPKLILASGSPRRVALLNQAGLDADMLLPTEIDEMPKKGERPRVLATRLARAKAEAALVTASRDQKLKGSYILAADTVVAVGSRILPKTELEDEAAQCLRLLSGRSHRVYTGVALITPKEKLRERLIETRVRFKRLSKQDIAHYLASGEWRGKAGGYAIQGLAGTFVVKLIGSYTNVVGLPLYETTNLLGGEGYPVMG; encoded by the coding sequence ATGACCGACCGCCCCAAGCTTATCCTCGCCTCCGGCTCGCCGCGCCGCGTCGCCTTGCTCAATCAGGCAGGCCTCGACGCCGATATGCTGCTGCCGACCGAGATCGACGAGATGCCGAAGAAGGGGGAGCGCCCCCGCGTTCTCGCAACGCGCCTCGCGCGCGCCAAGGCGGAGGCCGCGCTCGTTACCGCAAGCCGCGACCAGAAGCTGAAGGGTTCCTACATTCTGGCCGCCGACACAGTCGTTGCGGTCGGCAGCCGCATCCTGCCGAAGACCGAACTCGAAGACGAAGCCGCTCAGTGCCTGCGCCTCCTCTCCGGCCGCAGCCATCGTGTCTACACGGGCGTCGCATTGATCACGCCGAAGGAGAAACTGCGCGAACGCCTGATCGAAACGCGCGTGCGCTTCAAACGTCTCTCGAAGCAGGACATCGCGCACTACCTCGCCTCCGGCGAATGGCGCGGCAAGGCCGGCGGCTATGCGATCCAAGGTTTGGCCGGAACGTTCGTCGTCAAACTGATCGGCTCTTACACCAACGTCGTCGGCCTGCCGCTTTACGAAACGACGAACCTGCTCGGCGGCGAGGGCTACCCCGTGATGGGGTGA
- a CDS encoding low molecular weight phosphatase family protein yields the protein MNAVRSPMALALFRHYFGRSLYGESAGVRKGELDPFAAAVMEEIGLDIAKHRPHTFEELEDAEGLNFDLIVTLSPPAHHRALDLTRTLAADVEYWPVPDVTNQGGSREQILDAYRSVRDILAKRIRDRFGSIARGNE from the coding sequence ATGAATGCGGTCCGCTCGCCGATGGCGCTCGCGCTGTTTCGCCACTACTTCGGCCGTTCGCTGTATGGCGAGTCGGCGGGTGTCCGCAAAGGCGAACTCGACCCGTTCGCCGCCGCCGTGATGGAGGAAATCGGCCTCGATATCGCCAAGCACCGGCCGCACACCTTCGAGGAACTCGAAGACGCCGAGGGCCTCAACTTCGACCTCATCGTCACGCTCTCGCCGCCTGCCCACCACCGGGCGCTCGATCTGACGCGCACACTGGCCGCCGATGTCGAATACTGGCCGGTGCCGGATGTCACCAATCAAGGCGGCAGCCGCGAGCAGATCCTCGACGCCTACCGCTCCGTCCGCGACATATTGGCGAAGCGCATCCGCGACCGTTTCGGCTCGATTGCACGCGGGAACGAGTGA
- a CDS encoding UPF0262 family protein has protein sequence MSSDAKDSVHRLVAVKLDENSIGRSNPDVEHERAVAIYDLIEENTFAPVGATGGPFALNIAIADNRLVFDIRTPAGDPVVTHMLSLSPFRKIVKDYFLICESYYHAIRTSTPSQIEAIDMGRRGLHDEGSRLLLERLESKVATDFDTARRLFTLICVLHWKG, from the coding sequence ATGAGCTCCGACGCCAAAGATTCCGTCCACCGCCTCGTCGCCGTAAAACTCGACGAAAACTCGATCGGGCGTTCCAACCCCGACGTCGAGCACGAGCGCGCGGTCGCGATCTATGACCTGATCGAGGAGAACACCTTCGCGCCGGTCGGTGCAACGGGCGGACCTTTCGCGCTCAACATCGCGATTGCCGACAATCGTTTGGTTTTCGACATCCGCACGCCGGCCGGCGATCCGGTCGTCACGCACATGCTGTCGCTGTCGCCGTTCCGGAAGATCGTGAAGGATTACTTCCTGATCTGCGAGAGCTACTACCACGCGATCCGCACCTCGACGCCGAGCCAGATCGAGGCGATCGACATGGGCCGGCGCGGTTTGCACGACGAAGGCTCGCGCCTGCTCTTGGAGCGCCTCGAGTCGAAAGTCGCGACCGACTTCGATACGGCGCGGCGGCTCTTCACCCTCATCTGCGTTCTGCACTGGAAGGGCTGA
- the hisD gene encoding histidinol dehydrogenase has translation MPLRLDTRASDFQQQFQAFLGAKREASQDVEQTVRAIVNDVVARGDQALVDYSQKFDRIDLNKVGICISADEIAAAQKQCDPEALGALSIAKSRIETYHRRQLPKDDSWTDALGVELGHRWTAIEAVGLYVPGGTAAYPSSVLMNAVPAKVAGVPRVAMVVPSPDGKLMPLVLAAAALAGVDEIYRVGGAQAVAALAYGTETISPVAKIVGPGNAYVAAAKRLVFGKVGIDMIAGPSEVLILADRDSNPEWVAADLLAQAEHDVAAQSILITNDAAFADAVEAALTRQLKTLPRGEVAAASWRDFGAIILVRDFDEAIPLTDAIAPEHLEIETEDADRLVGKIRNAGAIFIGRHTPEAIGDYVAGSNHVLPTARSARFSSGLGVLDFMKRTSLLRLSPDALRALGPSAIALGKAEGLEAHSRSVSIRLNL, from the coding sequence ATGCCGCTTCGCCTCGACACGCGCGCGTCTGATTTTCAGCAGCAGTTTCAAGCTTTTCTCGGCGCCAAGCGGGAAGCCTCGCAGGACGTCGAGCAGACCGTCCGCGCGATCGTGAATGACGTCGTCGCGCGCGGCGATCAGGCGCTTGTCGACTACTCGCAGAAGTTCGATCGCATCGATCTTAACAAGGTCGGCATCTGCATTTCGGCTGACGAGATCGCGGCCGCGCAGAAGCAGTGCGATCCGGAAGCGCTCGGCGCTCTGTCGATCGCGAAGTCGCGCATCGAGACGTATCACCGCCGTCAACTTCCGAAAGACGACAGCTGGACCGACGCGCTCGGCGTCGAACTCGGCCATCGCTGGACCGCGATCGAAGCCGTCGGACTTTACGTTCCGGGTGGCACAGCGGCGTATCCCTCGTCAGTGCTGATGAATGCTGTGCCGGCGAAAGTCGCCGGCGTGCCGCGCGTCGCGATGGTGGTGCCGTCGCCGGACGGGAAACTGATGCCGCTCGTGCTTGCGGCTGCGGCGCTTGCCGGCGTCGATGAAATTTATCGCGTCGGTGGCGCGCAAGCGGTTGCGGCGCTCGCCTACGGCACCGAGACGATTTCTCCGGTCGCGAAGATCGTCGGGCCCGGCAACGCCTATGTTGCGGCAGCAAAGCGCCTCGTCTTCGGCAAAGTCGGCATCGATATGATCGCGGGGCCGTCCGAAGTGTTGATCCTCGCCGACCGCGACAGCAACCCGGAATGGGTCGCGGCCGATCTGCTGGCGCAGGCCGAGCATGACGTCGCGGCGCAATCGATCCTCATCACCAACGACGCGGCCTTCGCCGACGCGGTGGAAGCCGCGCTGACACGCCAACTCAAGACGCTGCCGCGCGGTGAAGTCGCCGCCGCGTCATGGCGCGACTTCGGCGCGATCATCCTGGTCCGCGATTTCGACGAAGCGATCCCGCTGACCGACGCGATCGCCCCCGAACATCTCGAGATCGAGACTGAGGACGCAGACCGCCTGGTCGGCAAAATCCGCAACGCGGGCGCGATCTTCATCGGCCGCCACACCCCGGAAGCGATCGGCGACTATGTGGCGGGTTCGAACCATGTCCTGCCGACGGCGCGCTCGGCGCGTTTCTCGTCCGGCCTCGGCGTGCTCGACTTCATGAAGCGGACATCGCTTTTACGCCTCTCGCCGGACGCTTTGCGGGCGCTCGGGCCGTCCGCCATCGCGCTCGGCAAGGCCGAGGGGCTCGAAGCGCATTCCCGTTCGGTCTCGATCCGGCTAAATCTCTGA
- a CDS encoding DUF2948 family protein translates to MDLLKLIALDRDDIEVVSAHLQDAIVKVGDVHWRPREQRMVLGVNRFDWESALTNDPIYRRRLAALRFERVLSCQVRNIDPRNKDAVLNLLAIDFAPVDGASGTATLLFSGGGAIRLELECLESELADLGPTWTCARCPEHALEGPSPSTPGVDAATPPRH, encoded by the coding sequence ATGGATTTGCTGAAACTGATCGCGCTCGATCGCGACGATATCGAAGTGGTGTCGGCGCATCTGCAGGACGCGATCGTCAAGGTCGGCGACGTGCATTGGCGCCCGCGCGAGCAGCGCATGGTCCTCGGCGTCAATCGCTTCGACTGGGAGTCCGCACTGACCAACGACCCGATCTATCGCCGCCGGCTCGCCGCTTTGCGCTTCGAGCGCGTCTTGTCCTGCCAGGTCCGCAACATCGATCCGCGCAACAAGGACGCTGTCCTCAACCTCCTCGCGATCGACTTCGCACCGGTCGACGGCGCCTCCGGCACCGCGACGCTGCTGTTCTCCGGCGGCGGCGCGATTCGTCTCGAACTCGAATGCCTCGAGTCCGAGCTTGCCGACCTCGGCCCGACCTGGACCTGCGCCCGCTGCCCCGAGCATGCGCTCGAAGGTCCGAGCCCGAGCACCCCCGGGGTTGACGCCGCGACGCCCCCGCGCCATTGA
- a CDS encoding MDR family oxidoreductase produces MATFKAIRIEKADKGQTVALADFDENELMDGDVTVAVEWSTLNYKDGLALTGKAPVVRRFPMIPGIDFVGTVEKSTNPDWKEGDRVILNGWGTGETHLGAYAQKSRVKGEWLVPLPIGMTGREAMAVGTAGYTAMLSLLALEKHGITPKAGPALVTGAAGGVGSVAIALLAKAGFHVIASTGRVSEGDYLKKLGAAEIIDRAELSAPGRPLGKERWACAVDSVGSQTLANVLSQTKYGGAVAACGLAGGMDLPSSVAPFILRGVALLGIDSVMAPQALRREAWRRLATDLDWSRLQSMVTEIGLDQVIGAGSDILDGKVRGRVVVKI; encoded by the coding sequence GTGGCGACTTTCAAGGCGATCCGTATCGAGAAGGCCGACAAGGGCCAAACCGTCGCGCTGGCCGACTTCGACGAGAACGAGTTGATGGACGGCGACGTGACCGTCGCGGTCGAGTGGTCGACGCTCAATTACAAAGACGGTCTCGCGCTGACCGGCAAAGCCCCGGTGGTTCGCCGGTTTCCGATGATCCCCGGCATCGATTTCGTCGGCACGGTCGAGAAGTCTACAAATCCGGATTGGAAGGAAGGCGACCGCGTCATCCTTAATGGCTGGGGCACCGGCGAAACCCATCTCGGCGCCTACGCGCAGAAGTCGCGCGTGAAGGGCGAGTGGCTGGTGCCGCTGCCGATCGGGATGACGGGCCGCGAAGCGATGGCGGTCGGCACCGCCGGTTACACCGCGATGCTCTCGCTGCTCGCGCTCGAAAAGCATGGCATCACGCCGAAAGCCGGCCCGGCGCTCGTCACCGGCGCGGCCGGCGGCGTCGGCTCGGTCGCCATCGCCTTGCTCGCAAAAGCCGGCTTCCACGTCATCGCATCGACGGGCCGTGTCTCCGAAGGCGACTACCTCAAAAAACTCGGGGCTGCCGAGATCATCGATCGCGCCGAGTTGTCTGCACCGGGCCGCCCGCTCGGCAAGGAGCGCTGGGCTTGCGCGGTGGATTCGGTCGGCTCGCAGACGCTCGCCAACGTCCTCTCGCAGACGAAATACGGCGGCGCAGTCGCAGCCTGCGGTTTGGCCGGCGGTATGGACCTGCCGTCCAGCGTCGCACCCTTCATCTTGCGCGGCGTCGCGCTGCTCGGCATCGATTCGGTGATGGCCCCGCAGGCCCTTCGCCGCGAGGCTTGGCGCCGTCTCGCCACCGACCTCGATTGGAGCCGCCTGCAGTCGATGGTCACCGAAATCGGCCTCGATCAGGTCATCGGCGCCGGTAGTGACATCCTGGACGGGAAAGTCCGCGGACGGGTGGTTGTGAAGATCTGA